Proteins encoded together in one Salmo trutta chromosome 3, fSalTru1.1, whole genome shotgun sequence window:
- the LOC115178188 gene encoding cysteine-rich venom protein ophanin isoform X2, giving the protein MLKMNWSEEAAASVQAWVDTCSMAHGPPSSRMLGDYEMGENLFMSSTSKNWTAVVTAWNSEVKDYSYPNGSINGKEIGHYTQVVWNSSYKVGCGVALCPGSVYFYGCQYYRAGNYKGVAPYKEGATCADCPNSCENKLCTNPCPYVNKYANCDAMKKQAGCTNPLVYAWCPALCLCTSQIT; this is encoded by the exons ATGCTCAAGATG AACTGGAGTGAGGAGGCAGCGGCCAGTGTTCAGGCTTGGGTTGACACCTGCTCCATGGCTCATGGCCCACCCAGCAGTCGCATGCTTGGCG ATTACGAAATGGGTGAGAACCTGTTCATGTCCTCCACTTCTAAGAACTGGACTGCAGTAGTTACAGCCTGGAACAGTGAGGTCAAAGATTACTCCTATCCCAATGGATCTATCAATGGGAAAGAAATCGGCCACTACACACAG GTGGTTTGGAACAGTTCATACAAGGTTGGCTGTGGTGTGGCCTTGTGTCCTGGTTCAGTCTACTTCTATGGATGCCAATACTACAGAGC GGGAAACTACAAAGGAGTGGCTCCATACAAGGAAGGAGCTACATGTGCTGACTGCCCCAACTCCTGCGAAAATAAGCTTTGCA CCAATCCCTGTCCTTACGTAAACAAGTATGCCAACTGTGACGCCATGAAAAAACAGGCCGGGTGCACCAATCCTTTGGTGTACGCCTGGTGTCCTGCCCTCTGCCTGTGCACCTCCCAAATCACATGA
- the LOC115178188 gene encoding cysteine-rich venom protein ophanin isoform X1, translated as MFALLVCILTLHDVYSACNVVKICPNTTVVQAEILNQHNAFRRAVTPTAGNMLKMNWSEEAAASVQAWVDTCSMAHGPPSSRMLGDYEMGENLFMSSTSKNWTAVVTAWNSEVKDYSYPNGSINGKEIGHYTQVVWNSSYKVGCGVALCPGSVYFYGCQYYRAGNYKGVAPYKEGATCADCPNSCENKLCTNPCPYVNKYANCDAMKKQAGCTNPLVYAWCPALCLCTSQIT; from the exons ATGTTTGCGTTATTGGTTTGCATCCTGACACTGCATGACGTGTACTCCGCGTGCAATGTGGTAA aaatTTGCCCGAACACCACAGTAGTTCAAGCTGAGATCCTTAACCAGCACAACGCCTTCCGGAGAGCGGTTACGCCAACTGCTGGAAACATGCTCAAGATG AACTGGAGTGAGGAGGCAGCGGCCAGTGTTCAGGCTTGGGTTGACACCTGCTCCATGGCTCATGGCCCACCCAGCAGTCGCATGCTTGGCG ATTACGAAATGGGTGAGAACCTGTTCATGTCCTCCACTTCTAAGAACTGGACTGCAGTAGTTACAGCCTGGAACAGTGAGGTCAAAGATTACTCCTATCCCAATGGATCTATCAATGGGAAAGAAATCGGCCACTACACACAG GTGGTTTGGAACAGTTCATACAAGGTTGGCTGTGGTGTGGCCTTGTGTCCTGGTTCAGTCTACTTCTATGGATGCCAATACTACAGAGC GGGAAACTACAAAGGAGTGGCTCCATACAAGGAAGGAGCTACATGTGCTGACTGCCCCAACTCCTGCGAAAATAAGCTTTGCA CCAATCCCTGTCCTTACGTAAACAAGTATGCCAACTGTGACGCCATGAAAAAACAGGCCGGGTGCACCAATCCTTTGGTGTACGCCTGGTGTCCTGCCCTCTGCCTGTGCACCTCCCAAATCACATGA